Proteins encoded together in one Pontiella desulfatans window:
- a CDS encoding DUF202 domain-containing protein → MPYSKIHPDDMILRDHLAYDRTVLANERTFLSYARTSITLIIAGGTLIKFLHQEVLMLSLGIAVFSMGGIVLLIGIRRYRSVKRRLSVAYEEPPVS, encoded by the coding sequence ATGCCATATTCAAAAATTCATCCGGACGACATGATTCTTCGCGATCATCTGGCCTATGACCGAACCGTTCTGGCTAATGAACGAACTTTTCTGTCCTATGCGCGAACTTCGATTACCTTGATCATTGCCGGAGGAACATTAATTAAATTCCTGCATCAGGAAGTTTTAATGCTGTCACTCGGTATTGCTGTTTTCAGTATGGGCGGAATCGTTCTGCTCATCGGGATCCGCAGATACCGCTCGGTAAAGCGACGCCTGTCCGTGGCTTATGAAGAACCTCCGGTAAGCTGA
- a CDS encoding sulfatase, with protein MKKTIFGLALWTGMSLQAAQPNFIVILVDDMGWADSSTYGSDYYQTPNLTRLAEEGMLFTDAYASSPLCSPTRASIMAGQHPARLRMTVAITPKSVAEPEALLPEGNAYCGKVQSKSHLPLEVFTLAEALKESGYNTAHIGKWHLTERGMDEFRAEHQGFDFVIGGGSLPGPPDYYSPYKNSIPNLKAGLKGEYLNERLAEESIMWIESVKDQDKPFYLNFWHYAVHGPIIAKKDLLPKYAELRNPDADQRCPEMGTMLESMDNSIGLLLDWMDRPENRELKKNTLILLTSDNGGVTHKKTKAGDTWTSNRPLRGGKANTYEGGFKVPWIVSWPGKIEAGRVNETPVQTTDIYPTLLELARVKPQAKLDGQSIVPLLAGKPMEHQPIFTDFQHVFGAMCAPSSCVRVGDWKLIRFHHAGMDAKSDAFELFNLKLDPAEAINLAGYMPEKVAKLDQLIEEHLKDSDALLPIPNPDFKGNPIKRRHNPKQAPDRPAALRLAETEIRTAIAGKQDFQLLDEKDRPRKTHALVLEGAEWVSVENRLDGSVEVMWIKPPINSEAKVLFGWKGGATTMEINDWTIPASELILKGNSGLKN; from the coding sequence ATGAAAAAAACGATCTTCGGGCTGGCTTTATGGACGGGGATGTCGCTGCAGGCGGCACAGCCCAATTTTATCGTGATCCTGGTCGATGATATGGGCTGGGCGGACAGTTCGACCTATGGGTCGGACTATTATCAGACGCCGAATCTGACGCGCTTGGCGGAGGAGGGGATGCTCTTTACCGATGCGTATGCATCGAGTCCGCTCTGCTCGCCAACGCGTGCGAGCATCATGGCGGGGCAGCACCCCGCTCGTCTCCGAATGACCGTTGCGATTACGCCCAAGAGCGTGGCGGAGCCAGAGGCCTTGCTTCCGGAGGGGAATGCCTATTGTGGAAAGGTGCAGAGTAAGAGCCATTTGCCCCTAGAGGTTTTTACCCTCGCCGAGGCGTTGAAAGAAAGCGGGTATAATACGGCGCATATCGGAAAGTGGCACCTGACGGAACGGGGGATGGATGAATTTCGCGCGGAGCATCAGGGGTTTGATTTTGTGATCGGCGGCGGTTCCCTGCCGGGGCCACCGGATTATTATTCGCCGTATAAAAACAGTATCCCGAACCTGAAGGCTGGGCTGAAGGGCGAATACCTGAATGAGCGCCTGGCGGAGGAATCCATAATGTGGATCGAATCCGTTAAGGATCAGGATAAGCCGTTTTATCTCAACTTTTGGCACTATGCGGTGCACGGGCCGATCATCGCCAAAAAGGATCTGTTGCCGAAATATGCTGAGCTGCGCAATCCGGATGCTGATCAGCGCTGTCCGGAAATGGGGACCATGCTCGAAAGCATGGACAACAGTATCGGCCTGCTGCTCGACTGGATGGACCGTCCGGAAAACCGTGAGCTGAAAAAGAATACGTTGATTTTGCTAACTTCCGATAATGGCGGGGTGACGCATAAGAAGACCAAGGCGGGTGACACGTGGACCTCGAATCGCCCGCTGCGTGGCGGAAAAGCCAATACCTATGAAGGCGGGTTCAAGGTGCCGTGGATCGTGAGCTGGCCCGGGAAAATTGAGGCGGGCCGTGTGAATGAAACGCCGGTGCAGACCACCGATATTTATCCGACCCTGCTGGAACTGGCTCGCGTGAAACCGCAGGCGAAACTGGATGGCCAGAGCATTGTTCCTCTGTTGGCGGGTAAGCCGATGGAACATCAGCCGATTTTCACCGATTTCCAGCATGTCTTTGGCGCCATGTGCGCGCCAAGCAGCTGTGTGCGGGTGGGCGACTGGAAACTGATCCGGTTCCACCATGCGGGTATGGATGCAAAATCGGACGCGTTTGAATTGTTCAACCTGAAGCTGGATCCGGCGGAGGCCATCAACCTCGCAGGCTATATGCCGGAAAAAGTCGCTAAGTTGGACCAGTTGATTGAGGAACATTTAAAGGATTCGGATGCCTTGCTGCCGATTCCCAATCCTGACTTTAAGGGCAACCCGATCAAACGTCGGCATAACCCGAAGCAGGCGCCGGATCGGCCTGCAGCACTGCGACTGGCGGAAACTGAAATCCGGACCGCAATAGCCGGAAAACAGGATTTCCAATTATTGGATGAAAAGGATCGTCCGCGTAAAACCCATGCGCTGGTGCTGGAAGGGGCGGAGTGGGTTTCGGTCGAGAACCGTCTGGATGGAAGTGTCGAAGTAATGTGGATAAAACCTCCGATCAACTCCGAGGCGAAAGTCCTGTTCGGCTGGAAGGGCGGCGCGACCACGATGGAGATTAATGACTGGACGATTCCGGCGAGTGAACTGATTTTGAAGGGTAACTCAGGATTAAAAAATTAA
- a CDS encoding sulfatase — MKTIFLSLMLPLVACGAVRAAQPNFVIILIDDMGWADSSTYGSEYYQTPNLTRLAEEGMLFTDAYAAAPLCSPTRASIMSGLHPARLRMTQAIVPSAVSDPKALPPRKNEYVGRVQNRDHMDLDITTLAEALKLGGYHTAHIGKWHLGPIDREWSSEDHTYNAEHQGFDFVIGGAHLPGPPDYYSPYSDGRPGYTIRNLEPGPEGEYLNERLAEESIKWISSVKDSGKPFYLNFWHYAIHGPVVAKKDLLPKYIESRDPDAGQRCPEFATMIESMDTSIGMLLDWLDRPENAELKANTFILLSSDNGAVIHNEVNGNPWSANRPLRGGKANIYEGGSRVPWIVRWRDTPAGTECNTPVVSTDIYPTVLDLAGLEPNTELDGRSIAPLLNGESQKTEPVFVHFPHDMGMLNAASSFVRDDGWKLIRYYWAAGPDHHHYELFNLRDDPQEAVNLAGHYPGKVRALDALLEAFLQETGALTPLPNPDYAGTEFPPPRKSRNSTLSKASRRPETLKLALEKFQPLENGSRIIQLMDEKGVKRKSTAVIYKGADWISVENRPDGSVKVSWDVAKKNGPAEILFGWCGGSTATEVDDWTLGPYKMVIQ, encoded by the coding sequence ATGAAAACTATCTTTCTTAGCCTTATGCTTCCTTTGGTTGCGTGCGGTGCTGTTCGAGCGGCTCAACCGAACTTTGTCATAATCCTGATCGATGATATGGGCTGGGCGGACAGCTCGACCTATGGGTCGGAGTATTATCAGACGCCGAACCTGACGCGGTTGGCGGAAGAGGGTATGCTTTTCACGGATGCCTATGCGGCGGCACCGCTCTGTTCACCGACGCGGGCCAGCATTATGTCGGGGCTTCATCCCGCACGTTTGAGGATGACGCAGGCGATTGTGCCGAGCGCTGTATCCGACCCGAAAGCCCTGCCGCCGCGCAAGAATGAATATGTCGGCCGGGTGCAGAACCGGGATCATATGGATTTGGACATCACGACGCTGGCGGAGGCACTTAAGCTGGGTGGATATCACACCGCGCATATCGGTAAATGGCACCTGGGACCGATCGACCGGGAATGGAGTAGCGAGGACCACACGTATAATGCGGAGCACCAGGGATTTGATTTTGTGATCGGCGGGGCGCACCTGCCGGGGCCACCGGATTATTATTCTCCTTATTCCGATGGCCGACCGGGATATACGATCCGGAATCTGGAGCCGGGGCCGGAGGGGGAATACCTGAATGAGCGGTTGGCGGAAGAGAGCATAAAGTGGATTTCATCCGTTAAGGATTCCGGGAAGCCGTTCTATCTGAACTTCTGGCACTACGCGATCCATGGACCGGTGGTGGCGAAGAAAGACCTGCTTCCAAAATATATTGAATCGCGCGATCCTGACGCCGGGCAGCGATGCCCCGAATTTGCGACTATGATTGAGAGTATGGACACCAGTATCGGTATGCTGCTCGACTGGCTGGATCGTCCGGAAAATGCGGAGCTGAAAGCCAACACCTTTATTCTGCTTAGTTCTGATAACGGCGCGGTGATTCACAATGAGGTGAATGGAAATCCGTGGAGCGCGAATCGCCCGCTACGCGGCGGAAAAGCCAACATCTATGAAGGCGGCTCGCGCGTGCCCTGGATTGTCCGCTGGCGGGATACACCTGCGGGAACAGAATGCAATACGCCGGTGGTGAGTACCGATATTTATCCAACGGTACTGGATCTGGCCGGTTTGGAGCCGAATACCGAGCTGGATGGAAGAAGCATTGCCCCGTTGCTGAATGGGGAATCGCAGAAGACCGAACCTGTTTTTGTTCATTTTCCGCACGATATGGGCATGCTGAATGCGGCGTCTTCCTTTGTGCGCGACGACGGCTGGAAACTGATTCGGTATTATTGGGCCGCCGGACCGGACCACCATCATTATGAATTGTTCAACCTGCGGGACGATCCGCAGGAGGCGGTCAACCTTGCCGGACACTATCCGGGCAAGGTGAGGGCGTTAGACGCCTTGCTGGAAGCATTTTTACAGGAAACGGGGGCATTGACCCCGCTTCCGAATCCCGACTATGCCGGAACGGAATTCCCGCCGCCCCGCAAGTCCCGTAACTCAACGCTTTCAAAAGCCTCCCGTCGTCCGGAAACCTTGAAACTTGCGCTCGAAAAGTTCCAACCGTTGGAAAACGGATCCAGGATCATCCAGCTGATGGACGAAAAAGGCGTGAAACGGAAAAGTACTGCTGTTATTTATAAAGGAGCTGACTGGATATCGGTTGAAAACCGTCCGGATGGTTCGGTAAAGGTTTCATGGGATGTCGCAAAAAAGAACGGCCCGGCTGAAATCCTGTTTGGATGGTGCGGCGGATCTACGGCTACAGAGGTCGATGACTGGACGCTGGGTCCTTATAAAATGGTGATACAATGA
- a CDS encoding sulfatase translates to MMSLQKNLSIISVCSTLALSAVAKPNVVLIAIDDLNDWIGCMGGHPQAQTPNMDRLAKRGVLFTNAHCQSPVCNPSRASMMSGIYPETSGLYFLSPPPAESPVLMKSTFMPQRFQDEGYYVTGAGKLFHNGGQQNEKYIPNFGGNFGGFGPMPKKKISPYPGHPLWDWGAFPEKDEQMPDYKCASWAIERLSEDVEKPLWLGIGFFRPHVPQYAPQKWFDLYPMETLQLPKTLENDLEDLSEYAVNLTTLEHVSPTMEWVEENDEWKPLVQSYLACVSFVDHQVGRVLDALDEREDADNTIIVLYTDHGFHLGEKRHFAKRTIWQDGAGTPMIIVGPGIKKGAVCDLPVQLLDIYPTLLDLTGLKADPMHEGNSLKPLLENPKADWPHMARSSFGPGNVAIISEGYRYIRYNDGSEELYDRKADPHEWHNLAENPEKKTVLKKHRAQLPSTYHPALEGNSTGHKAFNATEARR, encoded by the coding sequence ATGATGTCGTTGCAGAAAAACCTTTCGATTATTTCCGTGTGTTCCACGCTTGCTTTATCCGCGGTCGCGAAACCGAATGTGGTGCTGATTGCGATTGATGATCTGAATGACTGGATCGGTTGCATGGGCGGGCATCCGCAGGCGCAGACGCCGAACATGGATCGGCTCGCCAAACGCGGGGTGCTGTTTACGAACGCCCATTGCCAGTCGCCCGTCTGCAACCCGTCGCGCGCCAGCATGATGAGCGGGATTTATCCGGAAACCAGCGGACTTTATTTTCTCAGCCCGCCGCCGGCGGAATCGCCGGTGCTGATGAAATCGACCTTTATGCCGCAGCGTTTCCAGGACGAAGGGTATTATGTGACCGGCGCGGGTAAGCTGTTCCATAATGGCGGCCAACAGAACGAAAAATATATTCCAAACTTTGGCGGCAACTTCGGCGGTTTCGGTCCCATGCCGAAGAAAAAGATCAGCCCTTATCCCGGTCATCCGCTCTGGGACTGGGGTGCGTTTCCTGAAAAAGATGAACAGATGCCGGATTATAAATGCGCGAGCTGGGCGATTGAACGCCTATCCGAGGATGTTGAAAAGCCGCTTTGGCTGGGCATCGGCTTTTTCCGTCCGCATGTGCCGCAGTATGCGCCGCAGAAATGGTTTGATCTGTATCCGATGGAAACCTTGCAATTACCGAAGACGCTGGAAAATGATCTGGAGGATCTTTCGGAATATGCCGTCAATCTGACCACGCTGGAGCATGTCTCGCCAACCATGGAGTGGGTGGAGGAAAACGACGAGTGGAAACCATTGGTTCAGAGCTATCTCGCCTGCGTAAGCTTTGTGGATCATCAGGTGGGGCGTGTGCTCGATGCGCTGGATGAGCGGGAAGATGCGGACAATACCATCATCGTGCTCTACACCGACCACGGGTTCCATCTCGGAGAGAAACGCCATTTTGCCAAGCGCACCATCTGGCAGGACGGGGCGGGAACTCCGATGATTATCGTAGGCCCCGGGATTAAGAAAGGCGCGGTCTGCGACCTGCCGGTGCAACTGCTCGATATCTATCCGACGCTGCTGGATCTTACGGGCCTGAAAGCGGATCCAATGCACGAAGGAAACTCGCTGAAGCCGTTGCTCGAAAATCCAAAGGCCGATTGGCCGCATATGGCACGTTCAAGCTTTGGTCCCGGCAATGTCGCCATTATTTCGGAAGGCTATCGCTACATTCGTTATAACGATGGCTCTGAAGAACTCTATGACCGCAAAGCTGATCCGCACGAGTGGCATAACCTGGCAGAGAATCCGGAAAAGAAAACGGTGCTCAAAAAACACCGTGCGCAACTGCCATCCACCTATCATCCTGCTCTGGAAGGTAACTCCACCGGTCACAAGGCCTTCAATGCTACCGAGGCCAGGCGCTGA
- a CDS encoding helix-turn-helix domain-containing protein, with protein sequence MEQETYNHLTKEMLFYGYSIAIWEETQQLERAEHSHDYTELVVVYEGNGINTVDGYDYPVSAGEVFVIHEGIKHSYRNTKNLHLCNVMFDSPLLETCGVDISHLPGFHALFRLEPKMRKTDFNSRLHLPQKELMEARGIIERLTKELAARTPGFRLITQSLLFLLIGKLARWFDLCQNENTARLMQIAQPIAYMEQHYYEPLAIEKLAAMAGISERAFFRIFQQATGASPNQYQNNLRLIQVAELLRHSDMPVADIADECGFLNSSYMAKQFRKQMNMTPREFRNLHQS encoded by the coding sequence GTGGAACAGGAAACCTACAACCATTTGACCAAGGAGATGCTGTTTTATGGCTACAGCATCGCTATCTGGGAAGAGACCCAACAGTTGGAACGAGCCGAACACTCGCACGACTACACCGAATTGGTAGTCGTCTACGAAGGCAACGGCATCAATACTGTCGATGGATACGACTACCCGGTCTCTGCAGGCGAGGTGTTCGTGATTCATGAAGGCATAAAGCACTCCTATCGGAACACCAAAAACCTGCACCTGTGCAATGTGATGTTCGACAGCCCGCTGCTCGAAACCTGCGGCGTCGACATCAGCCACCTGCCCGGCTTTCACGCCCTGTTCCGGCTGGAACCGAAAATGCGTAAAACCGACTTTAACAGCCGGTTGCACCTGCCGCAAAAAGAGCTGATGGAAGCACGGGGCATCATCGAACGACTGACGAAGGAATTAGCAGCAAGAACCCCGGGGTTCAGGTTGATCACCCAGAGCCTGCTTTTCCTGCTGATCGGGAAACTCGCGCGCTGGTTCGACCTGTGCCAAAACGAAAACACGGCCCGGTTGATGCAGATCGCCCAGCCTATCGCCTACATGGAACAACACTACTATGAGCCGCTCGCCATTGAAAAACTGGCTGCCATGGCCGGCATATCGGAACGCGCCTTCTTCCGCATTTTCCAGCAGGCTACCGGCGCGTCCCCTAATCAGTACCAGAACAACCTGCGTCTGATCCAGGTTGCCGAACTGCTCCGGCATTCGGATATGCCCGTTGCCGATATCGCCGATGAATGCGGTTTTCTCAACAGCAGCTACATGGCCAAGCAATTCAGGAAACAGATGAACATGACCCCGCGGGAATTCCGAAACCTCCACCAGTCCTAA
- a CDS encoding helix-turn-helix domain-containing protein translates to MKYDSFKIKSGRLRKSWLQDFLIQITDVPEHPDYPEHTHEFTELVVVYAGSGINCVDGVDYPISEGDVFVIHESSSHSYRETRHLHLCNVLFDSTLLDIKGIDMSHLPGFHALFLLEPKLRNKPFSTRLRLDSKELHKAKAMIQELEMEVDKKQPGFRLVSQSLLLLLIGELSRWYDQSAENKPGKLMQIAHCMAHMERNYNEPLAIGELARMANMSERGFYRVFQEATGTTPNQYLTNLRIATASELLSKSEQSITDIAYECGFQDSSYMAKQFKKHMGVTPREFRNSFR, encoded by the coding sequence ATGAAATACGATTCCTTCAAAATAAAAAGCGGAAGGCTGCGCAAAAGCTGGTTGCAGGATTTCCTTATCCAAATCACCGATGTGCCTGAACACCCGGACTATCCCGAGCATACCCATGAATTCACCGAACTGGTTGTGGTCTATGCGGGAAGCGGTATCAACTGCGTGGACGGGGTTGACTATCCGATCTCTGAAGGCGATGTCTTCGTCATCCACGAAAGCTCCAGCCACTCCTATCGTGAAACCCGCCACCTGCACCTGTGCAACGTGCTGTTCGACAGCACCCTGCTCGACATCAAGGGCATCGATATGAGCCACCTGCCCGGCTTCCACGCCCTGTTCCTTCTGGAACCGAAACTGCGCAACAAACCCTTCAGCACCCGCCTCCGCCTTGACAGCAAAGAGCTACATAAAGCCAAGGCCATGATCCAGGAACTGGAAATGGAGGTGGACAAAAAACAGCCGGGCTTCAGGCTGGTTTCCCAAAGCCTGTTGTTGCTGCTCATCGGCGAGCTTTCGCGATGGTACGACCAATCCGCAGAAAACAAACCAGGAAAACTGATGCAGATCGCGCATTGCATGGCCCACATGGAACGGAACTATAACGAACCGCTCGCCATCGGAGAACTGGCCCGAATGGCCAATATGTCGGAGCGCGGCTTCTACCGGGTTTTCCAGGAAGCCACCGGCACCACCCCCAACCAATACCTGACGAACCTGCGCATCGCCACGGCCTCAGAACTACTCAGTAAGAGCGAACAATCCATCACCGACATCGCCTACGAATGCGGCTTCCAGGACAGCAGCTATATGGCCAAGCAGTTCAAAAAACACATGGGCGTCACTCCGCGCGAATTCCGCAACAGCTTCAGGTAG